The genomic stretch AGCCATTACCAATGGGGAGTATAGATGAATTTTTTATACTGCCAGAGCATAGAAATACAGGGGTCTCGGTTGCGCTATTTGAACGTATAGAATCGACGTTATTTGCTTATGGCGTGGTGCAATTGTTTGTCGAAGTTTGGGATTTTAACCAAGCGGGTAAAGCCTTTTATAACAAAATGGAATTTGAGTCTCACATCCATTATCTCCGAAAATCATTGATTAAATAAGCATGGTACCCAATCTGATGTCATTCACATGGAAACGTAAATTGAATCAAGCCATCATTGCGATGCTCGCTATGTTCACCTTAATTTTCTCAATTCAGAGCAGTGCACAAACAGTAAATCCAAACACGCCTCAATTAAAAGGGGCGTTGTGCTTTATTAAAGCCGACGAGCAAGTGGTGTTTGTACAAGAAATGCTCACCAATCGCTACTCTCTGCCAGGGGGAACGATTGAAGCAGGAGAAACACCCGCGGCGGCAGCTGAGCGAGAAACTTGGGAAGAAAGTGGTTTGGTGGTGCATGTGAAGAAACTGCTGACCCAAACCGATACCGCCTATATTTTTGAGTGTAGCGCCGATTCCGCGATTGTCGCTTTTCGTTTTCAAAATAAAGAAGGATTCCATAGTTTACCGGCTTGGTTTGCGCCGAGCTTTGGCTCTGAATCTCGCCGTGTTTATTTAGCCTCACCGAATTATATGTCGGCCAATCAATATCGTTTTCCTGCCCAATGGAAACAGCAGGTTTCTGGCCATGATGTTGATAATCAACCGGTCCAATATATCAATGACGCAATTACGGCCGCGCCCGCATTGCATCAAATAGAATTACCTTTTATCCAAATGGTGCAAAGCAGTGTTCGAGATTTAGATAACCCATTCAGTCAGGCATTTTCATGGGTAATGACGATGCTTGATACCATGTCAGGTTTCTTCTTTATTCTCTTTATGCTGCCGTTATTTAACTATTTGTTTGGCTCAAAGTTTACTACTCATTTGTGTTTAATTGTTGTGATTGCCGCTGTCTTGG from Vibrio algicola encodes the following:
- a CDS encoding bifunctional NUDIX hydrolase/phosphatase PAP2 family protein; protein product: MSFTWKRKLNQAIIAMLAMFTLIFSIQSSAQTVNPNTPQLKGALCFIKADEQVVFVQEMLTNRYSLPGGTIEAGETPAAAAERETWEESGLVVHVKKLLTQTDTAYIFECSADSAIVAFRFQNKEGFHSLPAWFAPSFGSESRRVYLASPNYMSANQYRFPAQWKQQVSGHDVDNQPVQYINDAITAAPALHQIELPFIQMVQSSVRDLDNPFSQAFSWVMTMLDTMSGFFFILFMLPLFNYLFGSKFTTHLCLIVVIAAVLVFFTQIGLKLPRPDAYLPDLQMSEKAGFGTPSLSATLSVVWLSYIFNGLVEQYEEFEYHKNLPLLVLLILAQGFASVWLGTHFWSDVFFGYALGLLIAWHYLRIEQQKNLHALNTMASPALWWILTILLNGFAFYSHSLLIGELAAMTLAFAVILTIKPRRWHLGKVGTIKRQLLLTWIVAILVMFGYHKLADIFSYSGVLTYLIHYLMVLILTLNAMTLGRVQAHQNAYRY